In one Echinicola marina genomic region, the following are encoded:
- the nqrE gene encoding NADH:ubiquinone reductase (Na(+)-transporting) subunit E — protein MELFSLGIRSIFIDNMVFAYFLGMCSFLAVSKKVDTALGLGAAVIFVLTITVPLNWLLNEFVLKEGALSFMGESFATIDLTFLRFIMFIAIIAAMVQLVEMIVEKFAPALYGALGIFLPLIAVNCAILGGSLFMAQRDYTLAEATVYGFGSGIGWLLAIIALAAIREKLKYSNVPNGLKGLGITMLITGLMGIAFMSFMGIDL, from the coding sequence ATGGAATTATTTAGCTTAGGAATCCGGTCAATCTTTATTGACAATATGGTATTTGCGTACTTTTTGGGGATGTGCTCTTTCTTGGCCGTTTCTAAAAAAGTAGATACAGCCTTGGGACTTGGTGCGGCGGTTATCTTTGTATTGACGATCACTGTTCCTTTGAACTGGCTATTGAATGAATTTGTACTTAAGGAAGGTGCGTTATCTTTCATGGGTGAATCTTTCGCCACGATAGATTTGACTTTCTTGAGGTTTATTATGTTTATCGCGATCATTGCTGCCATGGTGCAGTTGGTGGAGATGATTGTAGAAAAATTTGCTCCAGCTCTTTATGGAGCATTGGGTATCTTCCTTCCTTTGATCGCTGTAAACTGTGCGATCTTGGGTGGTTCTCTTTTCATGGCCCAAAGGGATTATACTTTAGCTGAGGCTACTGTGTATGGTTTTGGTTCTGGTATTGGTTGGTTATTGGCTATTATAGCCTTGGCTGCTATCAGAGAGAAATTAAAGTATTCAAATGTGCCTAATGGTCTTAAGGGGCTTGGTATTACCATGTTGATTACAGGCTTGATGGGAATTGCCTTCATGTCTTTCATGGGGATTGACCTATAA
- the dnaE gene encoding DNA polymerase III subunit alpha yields MYIIFDTETTGLPRDYNAPITDLDNWPRLVQLAWQLHDEKGKLISNHNYIVKPEGFTIPYNAEKVHGISTDRALKEGHDLKEVLEIFHKDVDKAEYLVGHNIGFDINVCGSEYLRADVPMQLMEKKELDTKDISTEFCAIPGGRGGKFKWPTLTELHQKLFGVGFEDAHDAAYDVDATAKCFFGLISAKVQPPEEGIAVEEVIYEAPKLDAANFAAAKDEQKQAAQDVFKQARKADIGDLVDVPFSHLHVHTQYSILQATSEIPAMVARAKEFNMPAIAMTDHGNMMAAFHFVKEAMANDIKPVVGCEFNICQNHQDKSKKDDGFQAVLLAKNKAGYHNLAKLASFAYTQGFYYVPRIDKELLVQYKGDIIASTGGLWGEIPFLILNVGETQAEEAFVWWKELFGDDFYVELNRHGVPEEEKVNEVLLRFAKKYDVKYFAANNTYYNTKNDAKAHDILLCVKDGEKVDKPKKYIGKRGREFRYGFPNEEFYIKTPEEMKKLFADLPEAIECTNEIVEKIEVYKLAREVLLPKFNIPEQFQDPQDDEDGGKRGENAYLRHLTYEGAKKRYPEITDEIRERLDFELSIIANTGYPGYFLIVQDFTTAAREMGVSVGPGRGSAAGSAVAYCIGITNVDPIMYDLLFERFLNPDRVSLPDIDIDFDDHGRQKVIDYVIEKYGANQVAQIITYGTMAAKSAIRDTARALDLPLSDADRLAKLVPDIKLKALFGLASDRAKLSDKLKGNAENIDKAYELINISKGADDLAKTINQAKVLEGSVRNTGIHACGVIITPDDITNFVPVALAKDSDMYCTQFDNSVVESAGLLKMDFLGLKTLTLIKDAVKIVKERHGIELDPENFPIDDAPTYELFQRGETVGIFQYESAGMQKYMRELKPTVFADLIAMNALYRPGPLEYIPSFIRRKHGDEEISYDLDDMEEYLQETYGITVYQEQVMLLSQKLAGFTKGEADVLRKAMGKKLKDVLDKMKPKFVNQAAEKGHDKTKLEKIWKDWEAFASYAFNKSHSTCYAWVAYQTAYLKAHYPAEYMASVLSNNMNDITQVTFFMEECKRMGIEVLGPDVNESKEGFTVNQEGQIRFGLAAIKGAGGAAVHSVIEEREENGHYKNIFDFTQRVNLRAVNKKTLESLAMAGGFDCFPDHHRRQYLEGPENDATLIEKAVKYAQKKAQEAESSQVSLFGGGSGMEVPMPSITPIEPFSQLQQLNIEKEVVGLYISGHPLDQFKVEFESFTNTPLSEFANTEALKSKGENIKAAGVVTSFAHRTTKNGNPFGTLTLEDYNGGHTFFFFGDDYVKFKEYFMTGWFLYVTGSIQGKRWNPEELEFKVGNIILLNEVRSKMVKGIRININLDDLTLDLMEKLESITTKYKGEAKLHINVTDVKERIAVDLMSTKYTVDPSFEMIKELESIQELSYKII; encoded by the coding sequence ATGTATATTATTTTTGATACCGAGACCACAGGTTTACCCCGGGACTATAACGCCCCCATCACTGATCTGGACAACTGGCCAAGACTGGTACAGCTGGCCTGGCAGTTACATGATGAAAAAGGGAAGCTGATCTCCAACCATAATTACATTGTAAAACCAGAAGGTTTCACTATACCTTACAATGCCGAAAAAGTCCATGGAATTTCCACAGACCGGGCTTTGAAGGAAGGACATGACCTCAAGGAGGTACTTGAAATCTTCCATAAGGATGTGGACAAGGCCGAATACTTGGTAGGTCATAATATCGGATTCGATATCAATGTCTGCGGATCGGAATACCTCCGTGCTGATGTCCCCATGCAGCTTATGGAGAAAAAGGAGCTGGATACCAAGGACATCTCCACAGAGTTCTGTGCCATACCTGGAGGCAGGGGAGGCAAATTCAAATGGCCAACCCTTACGGAATTACACCAAAAACTCTTCGGTGTAGGATTCGAGGATGCTCACGATGCTGCCTATGACGTAGATGCTACGGCCAAATGTTTCTTTGGACTAATAAGTGCAAAAGTACAGCCACCTGAAGAGGGCATTGCTGTAGAAGAGGTCATTTATGAAGCTCCAAAACTGGATGCTGCTAACTTTGCTGCTGCCAAGGATGAACAAAAGCAGGCCGCACAGGATGTATTCAAGCAAGCCCGTAAAGCCGATATAGGTGACTTGGTGGATGTACCATTTAGCCACCTTCATGTGCACACGCAATATTCCATCCTTCAGGCCACCTCAGAGATTCCTGCCATGGTGGCCCGTGCGAAGGAATTCAATATGCCGGCAATCGCCATGACAGATCATGGAAATATGATGGCTGCCTTCCACTTCGTAAAAGAAGCCATGGCCAATGACATCAAACCTGTCGTAGGCTGTGAGTTCAATATATGCCAAAACCATCAGGACAAATCCAAAAAAGATGATGGCTTTCAGGCCGTTCTCTTAGCAAAAAACAAAGCCGGATACCATAATTTGGCCAAACTGGCCTCTTTTGCCTATACCCAAGGATTTTATTATGTACCCAGGATTGACAAAGAGCTTTTGGTGCAATACAAAGGTGATATTATTGCCTCCACAGGTGGTTTATGGGGAGAAATACCCTTCCTGATCCTAAACGTTGGGGAGACCCAGGCAGAAGAAGCCTTTGTATGGTGGAAGGAGCTGTTTGGCGATGATTTCTATGTAGAACTTAACCGCCACGGTGTACCTGAAGAAGAAAAGGTCAATGAAGTACTATTGCGCTTTGCTAAAAAATATGATGTAAAGTATTTCGCCGCAAACAACACTTATTATAACACAAAAAACGATGCCAAAGCCCATGATATTCTTCTTTGCGTAAAAGATGGGGAAAAGGTAGACAAACCTAAAAAGTACATTGGGAAAAGAGGCCGGGAATTCCGCTACGGCTTCCCCAATGAAGAGTTTTATATCAAAACTCCTGAAGAGATGAAAAAGCTCTTCGCAGACCTTCCAGAAGCCATTGAATGCACCAATGAGATCGTAGAAAAGATCGAAGTATATAAGCTGGCCAGAGAGGTACTGCTCCCCAAATTCAATATTCCTGAACAATTCCAGGATCCCCAAGATGATGAGGATGGAGGCAAAAGAGGGGAAAATGCGTATTTACGCCATCTCACTTATGAAGGTGCAAAAAAACGCTATCCGGAAATCACGGACGAAATCCGGGAAAGACTTGACTTTGAGCTTTCCATTATTGCTAACACAGGTTATCCCGGCTATTTCCTTATCGTACAGGATTTCACCACCGCAGCCAGGGAAATGGGCGTGTCTGTTGGCCCAGGAAGGGGATCTGCCGCCGGTTCAGCAGTAGCCTATTGCATCGGGATTACCAATGTGGACCCCATCATGTACGATCTCCTTTTTGAGAGATTCCTTAATCCAGACCGGGTATCACTTCCCGATATTGATATTGACTTTGATGACCACGGTCGTCAAAAAGTAATCGATTACGTAATCGAAAAATATGGTGCCAATCAGGTCGCCCAGATCATCACTTATGGTACCATGGCTGCTAAATCTGCCATTCGCGATACCGCTAGAGCATTGGACCTTCCTCTATCTGATGCAGATAGATTGGCCAAATTGGTTCCAGACATCAAACTCAAAGCATTATTTGGGCTGGCAAGCGACCGTGCCAAGCTTTCAGATAAGCTAAAAGGCAATGCTGAGAACATAGACAAGGCTTATGAGCTCATCAATATATCCAAGGGAGCTGATGACCTCGCGAAAACCATCAATCAGGCCAAGGTCCTGGAAGGATCAGTAAGAAACACGGGAATCCACGCCTGTGGGGTAATCATTACCCCAGACGATATTACCAACTTTGTCCCAGTAGCATTGGCCAAAGACTCCGACATGTACTGTACGCAGTTTGATAACTCCGTGGTAGAAAGTGCAGGCCTGCTAAAAATGGACTTCTTGGGACTGAAAACCCTTACCCTGATCAAAGACGCCGTAAAGATCGTCAAGGAAAGGCATGGCATAGAGCTGGATCCTGAAAATTTCCCCATCGATGATGCCCCTACCTATGAACTTTTCCAAAGAGGTGAAACAGTAGGGATATTCCAATATGAATCCGCTGGTATGCAGAAATACATGCGGGAACTTAAGCCTACCGTTTTTGCCGATTTGATTGCCATGAACGCCCTTTATCGTCCAGGGCCATTGGAGTACATCCCAAGTTTTATTAGAAGGAAGCATGGAGATGAAGAGATTTCCTATGACTTGGATGATATGGAGGAGTACCTTCAGGAAACCTACGGGATTACCGTCTACCAGGAACAGGTAATGCTCCTTTCCCAGAAATTGGCAGGCTTTACCAAAGGTGAGGCCGATGTCCTCCGTAAAGCAATGGGTAAGAAGCTGAAGGATGTCCTGGATAAGATGAAACCGAAATTTGTCAATCAGGCGGCAGAAAAAGGGCATGATAAAACTAAACTGGAAAAGATCTGGAAGGACTGGGAAGCCTTTGCTTCTTACGCCTTTAACAAATCCCACTCCACTTGTTATGCCTGGGTAGCCTATCAAACAGCCTACCTAAAAGCCCACTACCCTGCCGAATACATGGCATCGGTACTGAGCAATAATATGAACGACATCACCCAAGTAACCTTCTTCATGGAAGAATGTAAACGAATGGGAATTGAAGTACTGGGACCTGATGTCAATGAATCCAAAGAAGGCTTTACGGTAAACCAGGAAGGCCAAATCCGGTTTGGACTGGCTGCCATCAAGGGCGCTGGAGGAGCCGCCGTACATTCGGTCATAGAGGAAAGGGAAGAAAATGGCCATTATAAGAATATCTTTGATTTTACCCAGAGAGTCAACCTGAGGGCTGTCAACAAGAAAACGTTGGAATCCTTGGCCATGGCCGGTGGATTTGACTGTTTTCCTGACCACCATAGAAGGCAGTACTTGGAAGGTCCTGAAAATGATGCCACCCTAATCGAAAAAGCGGTAAAATATGCCCAGAAAAAGGCCCAAGAAGCTGAAAGCTCTCAGGTATCCCTGTTTGGAGGTGGTTCTGGCATGGAAGTTCCCATGCCCAGCATTACTCCTATCGAGCCATTCAGCCAGCTTCAGCAGCTCAATATCGAAAAAGAAGTGGTTGGGCTATATATTTCCGGCCACCCATTGGACCAGTTCAAAGTAGAATTTGAATCTTTTACCAATACCCCTCTTTCAGAATTTGCCAATACAGAGGCCTTAAAATCCAAGGGAGAAAATATTAAGGCAGCGGGTGTGGTAACATCCTTTGCTCACAGAACCACCAAAAACGGCAACCCCTTTGGCACACTGACTTTAGAGGATTATAATGGCGGCCACACCTTCTTTTTCTTTGGCGATGATTACGTCAAATTCAAAGAATACTTTATGACGGGTTGGTTCCTCTATGTCACAGGAAGTATACAGGGAAAACGTTGGAACCCTGAGGAACTGGAATTTAAAGTAGGAAATATTATTTTGCTCAATGAAGTCAGGAGCAAGATGGTAAAAGGCATCAGGATCAACATCAACCTCGATGACCTTACTTTGGATTTGATGGAGAAACTGGAATCCATCACCACAAAATACAAGGGAGAAGCCAAATTACATATCAATGTGACAGATGTAAAAGAAAGGATCGCAGTGGACCTGATGTCTACCAAATATACGGTTGATCCTTCTTTCGAGATGATCAAAGAACTGGAAAGCATACAAGAACTCAGCTACAAAATCATCTAA
- a CDS encoding DUF502 domain-containing protein: MSFTSKRILNYFLKGLLFVAPLALTIYIIFQIVRFLDNLLPIPVPGLGILIVFAMITFIGYLANIFITKPIFILLERGLFKIPLVNIIYTSIKDLMSAFVGDKKKFNTPAIVQLTETISRLGFITQDDLTVIGEEDLVAIYFPHSYNFSGNCFLVPRKNVRVLQNANSADVMKFIVSGGVSELKK, encoded by the coding sequence ATGTCATTTACTTCCAAACGGATATTGAATTACTTTCTAAAAGGTTTGCTTTTCGTAGCGCCTTTGGCACTGACCATTTATATTATCTTTCAGATTGTTAGATTTTTGGATAACCTTTTGCCTATTCCTGTTCCTGGATTAGGAATTTTGATTGTGTTTGCGATGATTACCTTTATAGGTTATCTCGCCAATATATTTATTACGAAGCCGATTTTTATACTATTGGAAAGGGGGCTTTTCAAGATTCCTTTGGTCAATATCATTTACACGAGTATTAAGGATCTGATGTCGGCCTTTGTGGGGGATAAGAAAAAATTCAATACTCCCGCAATAGTACAGTTGACCGAAACCATTAGCCGTTTGGGATTTATTACGCAGGATGACCTGACGGTGATAGGAGAGGAAGATTTGGTGGCGATTTATTTTCCCCATTCTTATAATTTCAGCGGAAATTGTTTCTTGGTACCCAGAAAGAATGTGCGTGTGCTGCAGAATGCAAATAGTGCCGATGTGATGAAGTTTATTGTTTCTGGTGGGGTTTCAGAATTGAAAAAGTAG
- the trxA gene encoding thioredoxin codes for MAKAIEITDANFEEIINSDQPILVDFWAEWCGPCKMIGPVVEEIAGEYDGKAVVGKVDVDANPGVASKFGIRSIPTLLFFKNGEIVDKQVGAVPKAVLSQKLEAQI; via the coding sequence ATGGCAAAAGCAATTGAAATTACAGACGCTAACTTTGAAGAAATCATCAATTCTGATCAGCCAATCCTAGTGGATTTTTGGGCTGAATGGTGTGGCCCATGTAAAATGATCGGACCAGTAGTAGAAGAAATTGCTGGTGAATATGATGGTAAAGCGGTAGTAGGAAAAGTGGACGTGGATGCTAACCCTGGAGTAGCATCAAAATTTGGAATCAGAAGTATCCCAACGCTATTATTCTTCAAAAATGGCGAAATTGTAGACAAACAAGTGGGTGCTGTACCAAAAGCTGTCCTATCCCAAAAACTTGAAGCACAAATCTAA